The Plodia interpunctella isolate USDA-ARS_2022_Savannah chromosome 11, ilPloInte3.2, whole genome shotgun sequence genome includes a window with the following:
- the Tsen54 gene encoding uncharacterized protein Tsen54 gives MSKPRLLSGEEIVAKGATKASVSLPEIGLKDVVPNGTWLEQKQIQSALDARKNLIEIERIEKCGNISHAQWREDLMLAEVTNQVGGYWQYLGHHSNKALYLNPEEALYLMEVNCLHLKYNEVTVSLQQAYSLLLRGQVSLMQYKVYASLSRLGYRIFRFSESKTGKINPASSAKSQETEAIEDVSEVTKSQNVSSDNSAIIDNNQSDIETKMDTNEVGSPDKITQNILNNADSLQNLANNVCEVDVDKGLDITVSSSTNALNSSINERSEITSPQRYKSHKKIEKLLQKRLHRSHSAKDSNRFFEDIPELLQKETVTVTVPTENLPDGVKPRYASYEINLNKVRTKNLNTSQNETNTFNENRPEFRWQSSTTFQQEYNNHTYFYSNLRVPRQPLFNQFNFWRPRPNWNTFPHNIFFQRPFMRTAFCAPRFQFFPRPHTYFRSFNFTQRPENITNPVNPTGSTRPVINERVSATNDRSSSTNSRKRTRDSEQVMRLNTIKNLASNLRTKVFQAGNEVTIVNFLLNLIKIYNLRYHARLRLTDDFEIDENENIVDTITLDDDEVTAKKPRKDESCKFKENLNRIQQLASKLKELDSKELATPQHRRALSSVVRKFNDSFNADVYMNDSYDIVDRRHIVLDSSSDSDCVIKKAEVKKSKKKASVGKKVRNPFHLLKTLSEKSKEMPSCSKDNEFVENTLSSSENNPNSEYSEDMKRSFKSWLPKINDFGRAEIASKSLMLSRIVEANRQTFLLDFLKNHTCKFVNWLDVKISFLETMEYASTLFHDDHVMENSSDWDSIIKPEDCKDTPSVLNKLSIIPNNSDTNLQTSLRIDFDVYNRDVQNFKKSNVPTPHFRIVCVSQSTCLPAGPDIAALCTQYDDAPIVFAVVGESVSYLQIKPTNLPVYIPEGEPA, from the exons ATGAGTAAACCTAGACTATTGTC TGGAGAAGAAATAGTTGCCAAAGGTGCCACAAAAGCAAGTGTATCTTTGCCTGAAATTGGTCTCAAAGATGTTGTACCAAATGGAACTTGGCTGGAACAAAAACAGATCCAATCTGCATTAGATGCCagaaaaaatcttattgaaattgaaagGATTGAAAAATG CGGGAACATAAGTCATGCTCAATGGCGGGAAGATCTCATGCTGGCCGAGGTGACGAACCAGGTTGGTGGTTACTGGCAGTATCTTGGCCACCACAGCAACAAAGCTTTATATTTGAACCCTGAAGAAGCACTGTACTTGATGGAAGTT AACTGTCTACATCTAAAATACAATGAAGTCACAGTGTCATTGCAACAAGCCTACTCGTTACTACTTCGTGGCCAAGTATCCCTCATGCAATACAAAGTATATGCTTCTCTTAGTCGATTAGGGTATAgaatatttagattttctGAATCTAAAACTGGAAAGATAAATCCAGCTTCTTCTGCAAAAAGTCAGGAAACAGAGGCTATTGAGGATGTCAGTGAAGTAACCAAATCACAAAATGTATCTAGTGACAACAGTGCCATAATTGACAATAACCAAAGTgatattgaaacaaaaatggaCACTAATGAAGTAGGTTCACCCGACAAGATAACTCAAAACATTCTAAATAATGCTGATTCTTTGCAAAATTTAGCAAACAATGTGTGTGAAGTGGATGTAGataaag gtCTAGATATAACAGTATCAAGCAGTACAAATGCATTGAATAGTTCAATTAACGAAAGAAGCGAAATCACATCCCCTCAAAGGTATAAAAGTCATAAAAAGATAGAAAAGTTACTTCAAAAAAGGCTCCATAGGAGTCACAGTGCAAAAGACTCTAACAGATTTTTTGAAGACATCCCTGAATTACTACAGAAGGAGACGGTCACAGTGACAGTCCCAACGGAAAATTTGCCAGATGGTGTCAAGCCTAGATATGCTAgctatgaaattaatttaaataaagtaagaaCTAAAAACCTAAATACTTCacaaaatgaaacaaacacgTTTAATGAAAATAGACCAGAATTTAGATGGCAAAGCTCAACCACTTTTCAACAAGAGTACAATaatcacacatatttttactCTAATTTACGTGTTCCACGCCAACCATTGTTCAATCAGTTTAATTTCTGGAGGCCAAGACCAAATTGGAACACTTttcctcataacatatttttccaAAGGCCTTTTATGAGAACAGCATTTTGTGCACCCAGGTTTCAATTCTTTCCTAGGCCACACACATACTTCAGGTCATTCAACTTTACCCAAAGGcctgaaaatataacaaatccagTTAATCCAACTGGCAGCACCAGGCCGGTAATTAATGAAAGAGTTTCTGCCACGAATGATCGATCCAGTTCAACAAATTCTAGGAAACGTACTCGAGATAGCGAACAAGTCATGCGGTTGAATACTATAAAAAACTTAGCATCAAATTTGAGAACTAAAGTTTTTCAAGCTGGTAACGAGGTGACAATTGTAAATTTCTTACTTAAtctcataaaaatttacaatttaagatATCATGCCAGACTTCGTCTAACCGatgattttgaaatagatGAAAATGAGAATATAGTTGATACTATTACACTTGATGATGACGAAGTGACTGCAAAAAAACCTAGAAAAGACGAGAGTTGTAAGTTTAAAGAGAATTTAAATAGGATTCAACAATTAGCTTCTAAATTGAAGGAGCTCGATAGCAAAGAATTGGCTACACCGCAACATAGGAGGGCGTTGTCGAGTGTTGTCAGAAAATTCAATGATTCGTTTAATGCCGATGTCTACATGAACGACAGTTATGATATCGTGGATAGGCGACACATCGTGCTCGATTCTAGTTCCGATTCCGATTGTGTCATCAAAAAAGCTGAAgtaaagaaaagtaaaaaaaaagcttcAGTCGGGAAGAAGGTTAGGAATCCttttcatttattgaaaactcTATCGGAGAAGAGCAAAGAAATGCCTAGTTGTAGTAAGGATAATGAATTTGTAGAAAACACGCTTTCGTCGAGTGAGAATAACCCAAATAGTGAATATAGTGAAGATATGAAAAGGTCGTTCAAAAGTTGGTTGCCGAAAATCAATGATTTCGGGAGAGCTGAGATTGCGTCCAAAAGTTTGATGTTGTCAAGAATAGTGGAAGCCAATAGGCAAACGTTTTTGTTAGACTTCTTGAAAAACCATACTTGCAAGTTCGTAAACTGGCTGGACGTAAAAATTTCTTTCTTGGAGACCATGGAGTATGCTTCAACTTTGTTCCATGATGACCACGTCATGGAAAATAGTTCCGATTGGGATTCTATAATCAAACCGGAAGACTGCAAGGACACGCCTTCTGTGCTCAATAAACTGAGTATAATTCCTAACAATAGTGATACAAATCTACAAACTAGTCTAAGAATAGATTTCGATGTTTACAACAGAGATGTgcagaatttcaagaagtcgAATGTACCGACACCGCATTTTCGCATTGTATGTGTTAG ccAATCAACATGCCTGCCGGCTGGTCCAGACATAGCTGCATTGTGCACTCAATATGACGATGCTCCAATAGTATTCGCAGTGGTTGGCGAATCTGTCTCATACCTCCAAATAAAACCTACGAACTTGCCCGTGTATATACCTGAAGGAGAACCCGCATAA